One window of the Nicotiana tabacum cultivar K326 chromosome 4, ASM71507v2, whole genome shotgun sequence genome contains the following:
- the LOC107767636 gene encoding uncharacterized protein LOC107767636 isoform X2 → MEINAKICCGGGTAVAIGTHTGGFVTIGGHLKRLENYQQILQQQTQTQSDIDQSLAFYQAAGGKKKRRIYGLGYQAKYFYGPNLRASSGSDASLSTPPLNAQLSSMANLDELVMRLIPALTDHMVHVLTYHMLHVLAGRVRGLISSPSHMPDNLTHHPSVVSPPIPPPTTNINEVHVSFSDDDLHSPVSQ, encoded by the exons ATGG aaataaatgcaaaaatttgTTGCGGCGGTGGGACCGCTGTCGCCATTGGGACTCACACGGGCGGCTTTGTCACCATTGGGGGACATCTCAAGAGACTT GAAAATTATCAACAAATATTACAACAACAAACACAAACTCAATCTGATATTGATCAATCTCTAGCATTTTATCAAGCCGCGGgagggaaaaagaagagaagaatatATGGTCTTGGATATCAAGCAAAATATTTCTATGGGCCTAATCTTCGTGCCTCTTCTGGATCTGATGCTTCATTATCAACACCACCTCTGAATGCTCAGTTATCATCGATGGCGAATTTGGATGAGTTAGTGATGCGATTGATTCCTGCATTGACTGATCATATGGTTCATGTACTGACTTATCACATGCTTCATGTGTTGGCTGGGCGAGTAAGAGGATTGATTTCTTCACCCTCACATATGCCAGATAATCTTACCCATCACCCATCAGTTGTGTCACCTCCAATTCCTCCTCCTACTACTAATATTAACGAGGTTCATGTATCGTTTTCTGATGATGACCTTCACTCCCCAGTCTCTCAGTAG
- the LOC107767636 gene encoding uncharacterized protein LOC107767636 isoform X1, with protein sequence MLSIEKGRDPTPSELYFHVHTHGHDEKSFVSERSRIVLENYQQILQQQTQTQSDIDQSLAFYQAAGGKKKRRIYGLGYQAKYFYGPNLRASSGSDASLSTPPLNAQLSSMANLDELVMRLIPALTDHMVHVLTYHMLHVLAGRVRGLISSPSHMPDNLTHHPSVVSPPIPPPTTNINEVHVSFSDDDLHSPVSQ encoded by the exons ATGTTG tcTATTGAAAAGGGTCGAGATCCAACACCAAGTGAGCTATATTTTCACGTCCATACACATGGTCATGATGAAAAATCTTTTGTTAGTGAGCGATCACGAATTGTACTT GAAAATTATCAACAAATATTACAACAACAAACACAAACTCAATCTGATATTGATCAATCTCTAGCATTTTATCAAGCCGCGGgagggaaaaagaagagaagaatatATGGTCTTGGATATCAAGCAAAATATTTCTATGGGCCTAATCTTCGTGCCTCTTCTGGATCTGATGCTTCATTATCAACACCACCTCTGAATGCTCAGTTATCATCGATGGCGAATTTGGATGAGTTAGTGATGCGATTGATTCCTGCATTGACTGATCATATGGTTCATGTACTGACTTATCACATGCTTCATGTGTTGGCTGGGCGAGTAAGAGGATTGATTTCTTCACCCTCACATATGCCAGATAATCTTACCCATCACCCATCAGTTGTGTCACCTCCAATTCCTCCTCCTACTACTAATATTAACGAGGTTCATGTATCGTTTTCTGATGATGACCTTCACTCCCCAGTCTCTCAGTAG